Proteins found in one Triticum urartu cultivar G1812 chromosome 4, Tu2.1, whole genome shotgun sequence genomic segment:
- the LOC125553127 gene encoding pirin-like protein — protein MSSSSTPVPFENPRKVVKKVLSLSQSEGDGATVRRSIGGCELRNLDPFLLLDEFSVSKPAGFPDHPHRGFETVTYMLDGAFTHQDFSGRKGTIRTGDVQWMTAGRGIVHSEMPAADGVQKGLQLWINLASKDKMIEPRYQELESKDISQAEKDGVAVRIIAGEAFGVRSPVYTRTPTMYMDFTMQPGSQLHQPIPEGWNAFVYIIEGEGVFGKEGAAPASAHHCLVLSAGDGLSVWNRSGAPLQFALAAGQPLNEPVVQQGPFVMNSRAQIQQAMEDYYYGRNGFEKASQWSSA, from the exons ATGTCTTCCTCTTCCACGCCCGTCCCGTTCGAGAATCCGAGGAAGGTAGTGAAGAAGGTGCTGTCCTTGTCCCAGTCCGAGGGGGACGGCgccaccgtccgccggagcatCGGCGG TTGCGAGCTCCGGAACCTGGACCCGTTTCTCCTGCTCGACGAGTTCTCCGTCTCCAAGCCCGCCGGATTCCCCGACCACCCCCACCGGGGCTTCGAGACCGTCACCTACATGCTAGAC GGGGCCTTCACCCACCAGGACTTCTCTGGCCGCAAGGGCACCATCAGGACAGGAGATGTCCAG TGGATGACGGCAGGGCGCGGCATCGTGCACTCGGAGATGCCGGCAGCCGACGGCGTGCAGAAGGGCCTGCAGCTCTGGATCAACCTCGCCTCCAAAGACAAGAT GATTGAGCCAAGGTACCAGGAGCTCGAGAGCAAGGACATCAGCCAGGCCGAGAAAGACGGCGTGGCGGTGCGGATCATTGCGGGGGAAGCCTTCGGGGTGCGGTCGCCGGTCTACACACGGACGCCCACCATGTACATGGACTTCACAATGCAACCAGGGTCGCAGCTCCACCAGCCGATCCCCGAGGGCTGGAACGCCTTCGTGTACATCATTGAGGGGGAGGGCGTGTTCGGCAAGGAGGGTGCAGCTCCGGCGAGCGCGCACCACTGCCTCGTCCTCAGCGCAGGGGACGGGCTCAGCGTGTGGAACCGGTCCGGCGCGCCGCTGCAGTTTGCACTAGCAGCGGGACAGCCGCTCAATGAGCCGGTGGTGCAGCAGGGGCCCTTCGTCATGAACTCACGTGCCCAAATCCAGCAGGCCATGGAGGACTACTACTACGGCCGCAACGGCTTCGAGAAGGCCAGCCAGTGGAGCTCCGCCTGA